In Vibrio lentus, a single genomic region encodes these proteins:
- a CDS encoding alpha/beta fold hydrolase, whose amino-acid sequence MENHSAAPVSYTQEPEFEQAIKHPIPALWQQRKDGYITSSGKKKLYWCSLTSPTHTKAIVISNGRIECCLKYQELFYDFYQQGYDVYSFDHQGQGQSERMVTDSDIGHIHEFDDYVSDMSDIINSFNLSRYSNRYLLAHSMGSTIATRYLQTNPNHPFDKATLCAPMFGINTEWYFKPIAMVVGQVLTACYTKPTYAPGQQAYYSKPFENNLLSHSKVRYQWFRRLYDESPSLQVGGPSTRWVWQGLMAAKQAIQQTRQIKIPLLLIQAGNEKIVSNDAQLKFIKKLKKTNSACQFKAIEGSRHEVLFEKDEYRNQTLDAINQFFA is encoded by the coding sequence ATGGAAAACCACAGTGCCGCCCCTGTTTCATACACGCAAGAACCTGAGTTCGAGCAAGCGATTAAACACCCGATCCCTGCCCTTTGGCAACAACGAAAAGATGGGTATATCACATCATCTGGTAAAAAGAAGCTGTACTGGTGTAGCTTAACCTCACCGACGCACACCAAAGCCATTGTGATTTCAAATGGTCGCATCGAATGCTGCTTAAAATACCAAGAACTCTTTTACGACTTCTATCAACAAGGCTATGACGTTTATTCATTTGACCACCAAGGTCAAGGCCAGTCGGAACGTATGGTAACAGACTCTGACATTGGTCACATTCATGAGTTTGATGATTACGTATCAGACATGTCCGACATCATTAACAGTTTTAATCTTAGCCGATATTCCAATCGTTATCTGCTAGCGCACTCAATGGGCAGCACCATTGCTACTCGCTACCTACAGACCAACCCTAACCACCCATTTGACAAAGCGACTCTCTGTGCTCCCATGTTTGGGATCAATACTGAATGGTACTTCAAGCCCATCGCGATGGTTGTTGGACAAGTACTCACTGCTTGCTATACCAAACCGACTTATGCCCCTGGGCAACAAGCGTATTACTCCAAGCCATTCGAAAATAATTTACTTAGCCACAGCAAGGTTCGTTACCAGTGGTTCCGACGCCTGTATGACGAGTCACCTTCTTTGCAAGTTGGCGGACCAAGCACTCGCTGGGTATGGCAAGGGTTAATGGCTGCGAAGCAGGCAATCCAACAAACTCGTCAAATCAAAATCCCGCTGCTATTGATTCAGGCCGGAAACGAGAAGATTGTCAGTAACGATGCTCAATTGAAGTTCATCAAGAAGCTGAAGAAAACCAACTCAGCTTGCCAGTTTAAGGCCATTGAAGGATCTAGGCATGAGGTGTTGTTTGAAAAGGATGAATATCGTAATCAAACACTGGATGCCATTAATCAGTTTTTTGCTTAA
- a CDS encoding Cof-type HAD-IIB family hydrolase translates to MTIPALKDSVKIVASDLDGTLLAPNHQLSAFTKLTLKKLHDQGYTFIFATGRHHVDVAGIREIAGIPAYMITSNGARVHDQNDQLMYSQNVPQDLVQPVIDVVRQDPNIFIHMYQNEDWLLDREDEMLAKFHSESGFSYKRFEADKAPSDGIAKVFFTHPEQDHEYLVTFEQKLKDAFGDKLNIAFSTPWCLEVMAAEVSKGHALDAVAKSLNLSLENCVAFGDGMNDAEMLAMAGKGLVMETSHHKVKEALPNNEVIGSNADDAVAHYLEKHLL, encoded by the coding sequence ATGACTATTCCTGCACTAAAAGATTCCGTGAAAATCGTTGCCTCTGATTTAGATGGTACGCTTCTGGCTCCCAACCATCAGTTAAGCGCTTTTACCAAGCTAACACTTAAGAAGTTACACGACCAAGGCTACACCTTTATCTTCGCGACCGGCCGCCATCATGTAGATGTTGCTGGTATTCGTGAGATAGCAGGAATTCCGGCGTATATGATCACTTCAAACGGTGCACGCGTGCACGACCAAAATGATCAACTAATGTATAGCCAGAACGTGCCTCAGGATTTAGTTCAGCCTGTTATTGATGTGGTTCGCCAAGATCCAAACATTTTCATTCACATGTACCAGAATGAAGATTGGCTACTGGACCGTGAAGACGAAATGCTAGCAAAATTCCACAGTGAGTCAGGCTTTAGCTACAAGCGATTTGAAGCCGACAAAGCACCAAGTGATGGCATTGCGAAAGTCTTCTTCACGCACCCAGAGCAAGACCATGAGTATCTGGTCACATTTGAGCAGAAGCTAAAAGACGCTTTTGGAGACAAACTCAATATCGCCTTTTCAACACCTTGGTGCTTAGAAGTCATGGCCGCTGAAGTCTCTAAAGGGCATGCCTTAGACGCTGTTGCGAAATCACTCAATCTGAGCCTCGAGAACTGTGTTGCCTTTGGTGATGGTATGAATGATGCTGAAATGCTCGCAATGGCTGGTAAAGGTTTAGTCATGGAGACTTCACACCATAAAGTGAAAGAAGCGCTACCCAATAATGAAGTAATCGGCAGTAATGCCGACGATGCGGTTGCGCACTACTTAGAAAAGCACCTGCTTTAA
- a CDS encoding EVE domain-containing protein, whose protein sequence is MAYWLFKTEPDTFSIQTLRVQKTSCWEGVRNYQARNMMRDDVKLGDLVMIYHSSCKKVGVAGIAKVTREAYPDHFQFDPESDYYDAKSSPENPRWIMVDVEFVRVTERLIPLATLKAMPELAEMPLVKRGNRLSIMPVTEQEWQAILGKEVLGSR, encoded by the coding sequence ATGGCATATTGGTTATTTAAAACAGAACCCGACACCTTCTCTATTCAGACTCTTAGAGTGCAAAAAACCTCTTGTTGGGAGGGTGTACGCAACTATCAGGCTCGAAACATGATGCGTGATGACGTCAAGCTTGGAGATCTGGTGATGATATACCATTCATCATGCAAAAAAGTTGGCGTAGCAGGGATCGCTAAGGTAACCAGAGAAGCCTATCCAGATCATTTTCAATTCGACCCAGAAAGTGATTACTATGATGCTAAATCTTCGCCAGAGAATCCGCGTTGGATAATGGTTGATGTCGAATTTGTGCGAGTAACTGAGCGCTTGATCCCTTTAGCAACGCTGAAAGCTATGCCTGAGCTAGCAGAAATGCCGCTGGTTAAACGAGGCAATCGCTTATCTATCATGCCTGTTACTGAGCAGGAGTGGCAGGCGATCTTAGGGAAAGAAGTACTCGGTTCTCGTTAG
- a CDS encoding COG3650 family protein translates to MKVMKNPVTWLVAFALQGCVSAPDTPQQPELPPATLDEPLSIQPQTFIMRGQVVVGHESRTFTPCGSQQQYWLDLSPELALEAQGLATRPYQALYGELIGHLTVPSQTGYNADFTARFVVDQVNVLTAENPERCDQPLRATRAFGNEPYWSATFDKDQLKYTKMGEEPQRLDIESSRTSPSTRDYQLKGNQGQGELNLKKESCSDGMSDSIYGWHAKLNLNDSNYNGCAMVANQDPTLNWSGLYFASSTQNTGFSINLELNDDHSAITTYSYSNGDPSIVEQGFWQQLNQNQVQVVMTRHQQQYLISERVFTLDNGKLVAEKEKVGNVVYPIANGGLVLFEAKGTQAQVNTTTNVDLTAKQINSSDQLDQKVDQAIREYFKINNTEPDNTQYRWLTYDLNGDGKEELFAQLNWCGSGGCTLLIFENHQDNWRFNSRVTLVKGDIRLGKSQNHGWQDLIFNVSGGGATPAKHTLSYTGVSYPLNPSVAPVANDADISDVVLFADGVSAAQSGVKL, encoded by the coding sequence ATGAAGGTAATGAAAAACCCAGTGACATGGCTAGTCGCATTCGCTTTACAAGGCTGTGTATCGGCTCCAGATACGCCGCAACAACCTGAATTACCACCAGCAACCTTAGATGAACCACTGAGCATTCAACCGCAAACCTTCATCATGCGTGGTCAAGTTGTGGTGGGTCATGAAAGCCGAACTTTCACGCCTTGCGGCAGCCAACAACAATACTGGTTAGATTTATCACCAGAATTAGCGCTCGAAGCACAAGGGCTGGCAACCAGACCTTATCAAGCCTTATACGGCGAGCTTATCGGCCATTTAACCGTTCCTAGCCAAACGGGATACAATGCCGACTTCACCGCACGCTTCGTAGTTGACCAAGTCAATGTGCTAACGGCAGAGAACCCTGAACGTTGTGACCAACCACTTCGCGCAACACGCGCTTTTGGTAACGAACCTTACTGGTCAGCAACCTTCGATAAAGACCAACTCAAATACACTAAGATGGGCGAAGAACCTCAGCGCCTCGATATCGAATCAAGCCGCACCTCACCAAGCACTCGCGACTACCAGCTTAAAGGTAATCAGGGACAAGGTGAGCTAAACCTTAAAAAGGAGAGCTGCAGCGATGGCATGAGTGACTCTATCTATGGCTGGCACGCCAAACTTAATCTCAATGACAGCAACTACAATGGCTGTGCAATGGTGGCCAATCAAGATCCAACGCTGAACTGGAGTGGACTCTACTTCGCAAGCTCAACGCAGAACACTGGCTTCTCTATCAACCTAGAACTCAACGACGACCACAGCGCTATTACAACTTACTCGTACAGCAATGGCGATCCTTCTATTGTTGAACAGGGCTTCTGGCAGCAACTTAACCAAAATCAGGTACAGGTTGTGATGACTCGCCACCAGCAACAGTACTTAATCTCTGAGCGCGTCTTCACACTCGATAACGGCAAACTGGTCGCTGAAAAAGAGAAAGTGGGCAATGTTGTCTACCCTATTGCCAATGGCGGTCTAGTGCTATTCGAAGCTAAGGGTACACAAGCGCAGGTTAATACGACCACCAACGTTGATCTCACCGCAAAGCAGATAAACTCGAGTGATCAACTTGATCAAAAAGTCGACCAAGCGATCCGTGAGTATTTTAAGATCAACAACACCGAACCAGACAATACTCAGTACCGCTGGCTAACCTACGATCTGAACGGTGATGGCAAAGAAGAGTTGTTTGCTCAACTGAACTGGTGTGGCTCGGGTGGCTGTACATTGCTTATCTTTGAGAACCACCAAGACAACTGGCGCTTCAATAGCCGAGTGACACTGGTTAAAGGCGATATACGCTTAGGAAAGTCGCAAAATCATGGCTGGCAGGATCTGATCTTCAATGTCAGCGGCGGTGGAGCAACACCTGCGAAGCACACGCTGTCTTATACCGGTGTTAGCTACCCACTGAATCCAAGCGTCGCTCCAGTTGCAAATGATGCTGATATCAGCGATGTGGTTCTGTTTGCTGATGGCGTATCAGCAGCACAAAGCGGAGTTAAGCTATAA
- a CDS encoding tRNA-uridine aminocarboxypropyltransferase, which yields MSNQQACGGCGFTHQCICHRIPSVESQTDLVLLTHENELSRDTNTGKLLEQSIQQCQSFVWQRKTPPEELIALLEDKALQPFLLFPSDNSIECQQAVSSVAGDRKPLFIILDGTWQEAKKMLNKSAWLNTLPQIHLDITTESSYTLRRNQDSGHLCTCEVGVELLKTLGEIEPAKLINDYYQHYLKVFQADKCGHSLK from the coding sequence ATGAGTAATCAACAAGCTTGCGGTGGTTGTGGCTTCACTCATCAATGTATTTGTCATCGCATACCAAGTGTTGAAAGCCAAACTGATCTTGTACTGCTCACTCATGAGAATGAACTATCGAGAGACACCAATACCGGAAAGTTACTTGAGCAATCTATTCAGCAATGTCAGTCCTTCGTATGGCAACGAAAGACACCACCAGAAGAGTTGATTGCCTTACTCGAAGACAAAGCATTGCAGCCTTTTTTGCTGTTTCCAAGTGACAACAGTATTGAGTGCCAGCAGGCCGTATCCTCTGTAGCTGGAGATCGTAAGCCGTTATTCATCATCTTGGATGGGACATGGCAGGAAGCGAAGAAAATGCTCAACAAGAGCGCGTGGTTAAACACCCTTCCTCAAATCCATCTCGATATCACGACTGAATCGTCATACACCTTGCGCCGCAATCAAGACAGCGGGCACTTATGTACCTGCGAAGTTGGCGTTGAGTTGCTAAAAACGTTAGGTGAAATCGAACCGGCTAAGTTGATTAACGATTACTACCAACACTACCTAAAGGTCTTTCAAGCAGATAAATGTGGTCATTCACTCAAGTAG
- a CDS encoding bifunctional diguanylate cyclase/phosphodiesterase: MQSTSLLIQDIEQTQRELEKIDFHTHESLLIQVFSSFEKGSVLAACQVIQSTFPNAKLIGCSANHYISQGVILHQGLYLIVTRFDSTSFSCGVVEYSEQPQLDSQLMWEQLGCNAQTQSIICFADRLQINNRALFSAFEQSRYSLPICGGASTITGCGRWVMLNGHCYENAYVMLALHSSELAVTKGYYTEWNPIGRTFRVTGAEGNRLAELDGMPVRDLYNRYLADGLEVPFEQLHNFPLMVGDPKEQNIHLPLKVIDDGEIEFSGPFQIGDEVRFCYDHPSLTLEQIRLGVQQIGVHAPQQFFIYNCTSRIDFIDGNQEVETFQNLADTYGVYCMGELYQDDDQQRILHHSLTYLTLREGEVEAEGAVPLETQPATNISPLFSLIRNALLDVDDMNNSMASKIQQQATALTASYRIDRRTGLPNRSVLREKLSKMNADSHLLALKVTTFGQINEKYGYRVGDKLLRDLSEYFQKALWQFFDEGCQLYSIGIGEWAVVFESWASHEHIHQRFSEFADKTEHVNFEPMGLPDIDYLSVSICAGIASRRDFPTTSIDDLLLKAIEARRSAVSQNKHLVSAKTLIQLEKQRQEQLGWLSCVSRAVLNQNVVACSQPIVSAHSHQVESYECLVRIEEDGQLIAPGKFLPIIEGTHLYTRLSRQMITRTFDFMSQRTDSFSINLAPQDFNNEKTILHLEQAIKKISHPQRIGLEVLETEQIQDYGRLIEICNHFRDMGVNIIVDDFGSGYSNIDEILKLEPQVIKLDGSLIRNIDQDKKQRKIAQQLVSLCQILNAKTVAEFVHNEQVCRIAEDMGVDYLQGYYFGQPQRLF, translated from the coding sequence ATGCAGTCGACCTCTCTCCTGATACAAGACATAGAACAAACCCAACGTGAATTGGAAAAGATAGATTTTCATACACATGAAAGCCTACTGATTCAGGTGTTTTCGTCTTTCGAGAAAGGTTCGGTTTTGGCTGCCTGCCAAGTCATTCAATCGACTTTCCCCAACGCAAAGCTCATTGGTTGCAGTGCCAATCATTACATCAGCCAAGGTGTCATTTTACATCAGGGCCTGTACCTTATTGTTACTCGCTTCGACAGTACCTCATTTTCTTGTGGTGTCGTGGAATATAGCGAGCAGCCACAACTTGATAGTCAATTGATGTGGGAACAGTTGGGATGTAATGCTCAGACTCAAAGTATTATCTGCTTTGCCGATCGCTTGCAGATAAATAACCGAGCCTTGTTTTCTGCGTTTGAACAATCCAGATACTCACTGCCTATTTGTGGAGGTGCATCGACCATTACCGGCTGTGGACGGTGGGTGATGTTGAATGGCCATTGCTACGAAAATGCCTACGTTATGTTGGCCTTACACAGCTCTGAGCTAGCAGTAACCAAAGGCTATTACACCGAATGGAACCCGATAGGGCGCACCTTTCGAGTCACTGGTGCTGAAGGTAACCGCTTGGCTGAATTGGATGGCATGCCAGTTCGTGATCTTTATAATCGCTACCTTGCGGACGGCCTCGAAGTACCTTTCGAGCAACTCCATAACTTCCCTTTGATGGTTGGTGATCCAAAAGAACAAAACATCCATTTACCACTCAAGGTCATTGATGACGGAGAGATCGAGTTTAGTGGTCCGTTTCAGATTGGCGATGAAGTTCGGTTTTGTTATGACCATCCTTCTCTGACCTTGGAGCAGATACGACTTGGCGTTCAACAAATTGGTGTTCATGCCCCGCAACAGTTCTTTATTTATAACTGCACTTCGCGTATCGACTTTATTGATGGTAACCAAGAGGTGGAGACTTTTCAAAACCTAGCAGACACCTATGGTGTGTATTGTATGGGCGAGCTTTATCAAGATGATGATCAACAACGCATTCTGCATCACAGCCTAACGTATCTCACCCTAAGAGAGGGAGAGGTCGAAGCTGAAGGTGCAGTTCCGCTTGAGACACAACCTGCCACGAACATATCCCCCTTATTTTCATTGATTCGTAATGCCTTGCTCGATGTTGATGACATGAACAACAGCATGGCGAGCAAGATCCAGCAGCAAGCCACGGCACTGACTGCCAGTTACCGGATTGATCGTCGAACGGGGTTACCTAATCGAAGTGTGTTGCGTGAAAAGCTGTCAAAAATGAATGCTGATAGTCACTTGTTGGCGTTGAAGGTCACAACTTTTGGACAGATCAATGAAAAGTACGGTTATCGGGTGGGTGATAAGCTGCTTCGTGATTTGAGTGAGTATTTTCAAAAGGCGTTATGGCAGTTTTTTGATGAAGGGTGTCAGCTTTACAGCATCGGTATTGGCGAGTGGGCGGTAGTTTTTGAAAGCTGGGCCAGCCACGAGCACATTCATCAGCGCTTTTCTGAGTTTGCTGATAAAACCGAACACGTGAATTTTGAGCCAATGGGCTTGCCGGATATCGATTACCTCTCGGTTTCAATTTGCGCAGGCATTGCGAGTCGTCGTGATTTTCCAACCACATCGATAGATGACTTGTTACTGAAAGCTATTGAGGCTCGTCGCAGTGCGGTGAGTCAGAATAAGCATCTAGTGAGCGCTAAAACATTAATCCAACTAGAGAAGCAGCGCCAAGAGCAATTAGGTTGGTTGTCTTGTGTTAGCCGCGCGGTGTTGAATCAAAACGTTGTTGCGTGCTCTCAACCCATAGTGTCAGCGCACAGCCATCAAGTTGAAAGCTATGAGTGCTTGGTTCGAATAGAAGAAGATGGTCAGCTGATAGCTCCAGGTAAGTTTTTACCGATTATCGAGGGAACGCATCTTTATACGCGCCTTAGTCGCCAGATGATAACGCGTACCTTTGATTTTATGAGTCAAAGGACCGATTCGTTTTCTATTAATTTGGCGCCACAAGATTTCAACAACGAGAAAACTATCCTTCACCTTGAGCAAGCCATCAAAAAGATCAGTCACCCGCAGCGCATTGGGTTAGAGGTACTGGAAACCGAACAGATTCAAGATTACGGCAGGCTGATTGAGATATGTAACCATTTTCGCGATATGGGCGTGAATATCATCGTTGATGATTTTGGCTCAGGCTATTCGAACATTGATGAGATATTGAAGCTTGAGCCACAGGTGATAAAGCTCGATGGCAGCCTGATTCGCAATATCGACCAAGACAAGAAACAGCGTAAGATTGCTCAACAACTTGTTAGTTTGTGCCAGATACTCAATGCGAAGACAGTGGCGGAGTTCGTACATAATGAACAGGTGTGTCGAATCGCAGAGGATATGGGGGTCGATTACCTTCAGGGTTACTACTTTGGTCAACCTCAGCGTTTGTTCTAA
- a CDS encoding bifunctional diguanylate cyclase/phosphodiesterase yields MQTFTFLANTEELFKSQFEQREWCDRKQYLIQLFSAQSQDVARRIASVALKHLNHSILIGQSARHVICDNCLESACTLVIISEFDETHLTSAVQIFTGNPNHDSQALVAQLSLSKDTKTVISLCDQVEGRDYPIYGAFENLPYALPVAGGLCHENDFGRWVMHNEETYQHACVAVALTNPRLKVWSDAYSEWNPIGMKLRVTQAEGNRLYALNDKPAIDVFKHYLADGKDLPFSQLMSFPLYRELGRKKGISTPLRINDDGSIEFDSPWHVGEEAQFCYNHPSLTAEKVRHGAEVLAMHQPESVIIYNCVSRLEFIDSKLELKPFEGIVKASGAYCMGELYRNEDRQDILHHSLTYIAMRESDEIDEFRCDDFHCDSTVSPLLNLVRNAVADLDSINTQMEKKLHQQAHRLTESYRIDSRTGLPNRIVLKERLNSILFSEHLLTLKLTNFHQVNEKYGYQVGDQLLLDLSNHFVERLHLRVVKESKVQVELFSIGVGEWAIIFNASIDSGKIEQRFIEFADDIEHINFEPYGLTDIDYLSVSLCGGFASRCDFLTDSGDEILLKAIEARRYGVRNNTHITNAKDIQVSEEDRKEQLGWLSCVSRAILDQNIITYSQPIVAAGTHEMIGQECLVRIMEADGTIVPPGKFLPMIADTHLYTRLSRHMIKSTIGYMADKQSPFSINLSPQDLLSDKTLEILETAISGINDPTRLGLEVLESEQIKDYGRMIEVCDHFRALGARIIVDDFGSGYSNIDEIIKLEPQIIKLDGSLIRNIDKDQKQRNIASQLVRLCQVFNAQTVAEFVHNQQVCEIAEQMGVDYLQGYYFGEPKRLF; encoded by the coding sequence ATGCAAACATTTACATTTCTCGCAAATACTGAGGAGTTATTTAAATCTCAATTTGAACAGCGAGAATGGTGTGACCGCAAGCAATACCTAATTCAACTTTTCTCAGCCCAATCTCAAGACGTTGCTCGACGCATCGCGAGTGTTGCTCTCAAGCACCTAAATCATTCCATACTGATAGGTCAAAGTGCGCGTCATGTTATTTGTGATAACTGCCTTGAAAGCGCTTGTACCTTAGTGATTATCAGCGAGTTTGATGAAACACATTTAACCTCTGCTGTGCAGATTTTTACTGGCAATCCTAACCACGATAGCCAAGCTCTGGTGGCTCAATTATCTCTTTCCAAAGACACTAAAACGGTGATTAGCCTGTGTGATCAGGTAGAAGGGCGCGATTATCCCATTTATGGCGCTTTTGAAAACCTGCCTTATGCCTTGCCGGTGGCTGGTGGACTCTGTCATGAGAATGACTTTGGCCGTTGGGTTATGCATAACGAAGAGACCTATCAACACGCCTGTGTTGCGGTCGCTTTGACCAACCCAAGGTTGAAGGTTTGGTCGGATGCGTATTCTGAGTGGAATCCTATCGGAATGAAGTTAAGAGTCACTCAAGCCGAGGGCAACCGCTTATATGCATTGAATGACAAGCCAGCGATTGACGTGTTCAAACATTACCTTGCTGACGGCAAAGACCTCCCATTCAGTCAATTGATGAGTTTCCCGCTCTATCGTGAACTCGGAAGAAAGAAGGGCATCTCAACGCCTCTCCGTATCAATGACGATGGCAGTATTGAATTTGATAGCCCTTGGCATGTCGGAGAGGAAGCACAGTTCTGTTATAACCACCCGTCTTTGACCGCTGAAAAAGTGCGTCATGGTGCCGAGGTGCTTGCGATGCATCAGCCTGAATCGGTGATCATTTATAACTGTGTCTCTCGACTTGAATTCATCGACAGTAAGCTTGAACTAAAGCCGTTTGAAGGCATTGTGAAGGCCAGCGGTGCTTACTGTATGGGTGAGCTCTACCGTAATGAGGATCGCCAAGACATACTTCATCACAGCCTCACCTATATTGCGATGAGAGAGTCGGATGAGATAGACGAATTTCGTTGTGATGATTTTCATTGTGATTCTACGGTATCACCGCTGCTCAATTTAGTGAGAAATGCGGTTGCAGACTTAGACAGCATCAATACTCAGATGGAGAAAAAACTTCATCAGCAGGCGCATCGTCTAACCGAAAGCTACCGAATCGATTCGCGTACTGGGCTGCCTAATCGGATTGTATTAAAAGAGCGCCTTAATTCGATTTTGTTCAGTGAACACCTTCTGACTTTAAAGTTGACTAATTTTCATCAGGTTAACGAGAAGTATGGTTATCAAGTGGGTGATCAGCTGTTACTCGACCTTTCGAATCATTTTGTAGAACGATTACATCTTCGTGTGGTGAAGGAATCTAAGGTTCAGGTCGAACTGTTCAGTATTGGTGTTGGTGAGTGGGCGATCATCTTTAACGCGAGTATCGATAGCGGGAAGATAGAGCAACGCTTCATTGAGTTTGCTGATGACATTGAACACATTAATTTTGAGCCGTATGGATTAACCGACATTGATTACCTGTCGGTTTCGCTGTGTGGTGGCTTTGCCAGCCGTTGTGATTTCTTAACTGACAGCGGTGATGAGATCTTATTGAAAGCGATTGAAGCTCGACGTTATGGAGTGCGTAATAACACCCATATTACTAACGCTAAAGACATTCAGGTGAGCGAGGAAGATCGCAAGGAACAGCTCGGTTGGTTAAGTTGTGTAAGCCGAGCAATCTTAGATCAGAATATCATCACTTACTCACAGCCTATTGTTGCGGCGGGTACTCACGAAATGATCGGCCAAGAGTGTTTGGTTAGAATCATGGAAGCAGACGGGACGATTGTGCCACCGGGTAAGTTCTTACCTATGATTGCTGACACGCATCTTTATACTCGTCTAAGCCGACATATGATTAAGAGCACCATTGGTTATATGGCGGATAAGCAGAGCCCATTCTCGATCAACCTTTCTCCTCAAGATTTGTTGAGCGATAAGACACTTGAGATTCTCGAGACAGCCATTAGTGGTATCAACGATCCCACTCGGCTTGGCTTAGAAGTTCTCGAGTCTGAGCAGATCAAAGATTACGGTCGAATGATTGAGGTGTGTGATCACTTCCGTGCACTCGGGGCGAGAATCATTGTGGATGATTTTGGTTCAGGTTATTCCAATATTGATGAAATCATCAAACTCGAGCCGCAGATCATCAAGCTCGATGGCAGCTTGATTCGCAACATCGACAAAGACCAAAAGCAAAGGAACATCGCTTCTCAATTGGTGCGTTTGTGCCAAGTGTTTAATGCCCAAACGGTCGCTGAATTTGTTCACAATCAACAGGTTTGTGAGATAGCAGAGCAAATGGGTGTCGATTACCTACAAGGTTATTACTTTGGCGAGCCTAAGCGACTGTTTTAG
- the yigB gene encoding 5-amino-6-(5-phospho-D-ribitylamino)uracil phosphatase YigB — translation MRIYRGLKPIKAMTFDLDDTLYDNWPVIMKVEKEMAQWLYQKHPVSASLSLEEWQGIKQQVASENPALKHDVTVWRETQIKRGLLQLGYSQQQAEQAAREGIEHALWLRNQVDVPQETHRVMAELSQRIPLVAITNGNVDPHKIGLGQYFQLILKAGPDGRAKPYPDMFEKAQQYLGFDANNILHVGDHLRTDVYGAKKNGFQACWFNDTGSNLYLSSKASVLPDVEIEQLSDLMRLI, via the coding sequence ATGCGAATTTATCGAGGGTTAAAGCCCATCAAAGCCATGACCTTTGATTTGGACGACACCCTGTACGACAACTGGCCTGTGATCATGAAGGTTGAGAAAGAGATGGCGCAGTGGCTTTATCAAAAGCACCCAGTGTCGGCGTCTCTCTCGTTGGAAGAGTGGCAAGGCATCAAACAGCAAGTCGCCTCTGAAAATCCAGCGTTAAAACATGATGTCACCGTGTGGCGTGAAACACAGATTAAGCGTGGTTTGCTGCAACTGGGTTACTCACAGCAGCAAGCAGAACAAGCGGCTCGTGAAGGCATAGAACACGCCTTGTGGCTGCGTAATCAGGTGGATGTTCCTCAAGAGACGCATCGCGTGATGGCTGAGCTTAGTCAGCGTATTCCTTTGGTGGCGATTACCAATGGTAATGTCGATCCGCATAAAATTGGCTTAGGGCAATACTTTCAGTTAATCCTCAAAGCCGGCCCTGATGGCAGAGCAAAACCCTACCCGGATATGTTTGAAAAAGCGCAGCAATACTTAGGTTTTGATGCGAACAACATTCTTCACGTTGGTGATCATCTGAGAACGGATGTTTACGGAGCTAAGAAAAATGGCTTCCAGGCATGCTGGTTTAATGACACTGGTTCCAATTTATACCTCTCCTCGAAGGCGAGTGTGCTCCCTGATGTTGAAATAGAGCAACTTAGCGATCTTATGCGACTAATTTAA